The Thermococcus sp. region CCTAACTCGCAGTTCTTGAATAAATACCTTTCCTCGCCAGCCACTGGAACATGCCCCCCGCTATCACAAAGAATGCCAGGCTGACCGCGTACGGCAGCGTTGCGTGTACACTCGCCAGAACGCCGGCTACGAACGGTGTAACGATACCGATCACCCTGTGATAGCTCGATATCGCCGCATGGAACTCGCTGGTCTTTTCCCTTGGAATGAGCTTGAACATCCAGGCGCGGTAGAATGGGAACCACAGGGTGTCCCCGAAATTCCCCACTGTGTAAGCAGCCAGAACTGCCCAGAGGGGCGGTGAGAGTGCCATGATGAAGACGTTGAACGCGTTGAGGAACATCCCGAAGGCTATCGCCTGAAACCCTCTTCCATTCGGAACGCGCTCGCTGGCGTAGGTTCCAGCTATCGAGGCGAGACTGCTCACTACCGCCACGAGAGTTACCTCGAAGACGGTCTTGTGCAACACGAAGATGATGTAGTTGATGAGGACTATCTCCGGCGCAAGCCCCCAGGCGAGCGTGAGCAAAGTCTCAAACGCCAGGAGAAGCTTGAACTCGCCCGCTCTGAACGTAAAGCCCTCCGGTGTTATCCTTCCCTCTTTGCCGACCGATGGAAGGAAGCGCCAGATGTAGGCAACCGTGAAAGCTGAGAAGAGGCCGAAGATTATGAAGACCCATCGGTAGCTCTTGGGGCCGGGGTAAACGTAGCCGAGGATGTATCCCATTACTGGGAACGTGAGAAGCCTTGAAATTTCCGGCAGGCGGAGGTGCCATGCGAATATTTCCTCGTACCTGTCCTCGGGGTAGATTATCTGCTCGTAGGCCCGGTAGAGGGGATAGAGCATCGTCGAGAGCTTTTCTACCGCCCTGCCGGCGAAGAGCACAACCGGCGCCACTGCCCCCTTTGAGAGTCCGTAGAGGACGTAAGCAATTCCATTGAGGACGTCTATCGTGATGAGACCCTTCTTCATGTCCCAGCGGTTGAAGGCCCTGCCGAAGAGATAGGTTAATGGAACCGAAGCGATGTTGATAGAGGTGAAGAACGCCCCGACCTCCAGAATAGAGTAGCCGGTCTCCATGAGATAGAGCGGAAAGAGTATCCAGACTATCAAGCCTGGGGCGATGAGTGTGTGGTAGAGCATGTAAACCCTGGCATCGCGGGGAATTTCACTCCAGCGCATGGAAAGGGGTGAAAACATAATAGATTTAACCTTTGCGGAGACACTTGACGTAAATCAGCGCCCTCTCACCCCACTCAGGATAAGGGTCAATCAGCGCTATTCTCACGAAGCCTCTTTCCTTTTCCTATTCTTCAACGAAGCGTAACAGCTCAGTCCCGATGCCTTTTCCTCTAAACTCCCTCTTAATGGCCACCCAGAGGATTTCGAGGGCTCTCTCGTTGGTGGGCTTTACCATTGCAAAGCTAGAGACTTGGATGTCTTCGACTCTCCATTTTCTCTTTCTCTAGATCCCGCTCGATTTCATTTATTCCTACCTCGTTGAACCATTCCGGCAGGGCCTTCGCTATCTCAAGGCAGGCGCGCCTTTCCTCTTCGGTTTCGAAGGGCTTAACTATCACTCCAGCCACCCTTCCAAGGCTTTGTTAACCAGCTCCAGGAACTCCTTTTTAGTACCTCCCTCCTCGTAGAACCTTTCCAGGAGCTCCATGAAGCGCCTTTCCTCGTCCGTGAACCTCTCCCCCTCCCACCTGAAGATTCTGAACCTTTCGCCGAGAAGCTCAACGGTGTGAACGGCCGAGCGCCCTGAGGGTTTGAGATCCTTAACGAGCTCGATGGTGTTTATCGTGCCGTAGCCGAGCTTTTTCCAGAACCCTATCGCATCCTTATCCTGGGGCAGAACAAAAAGGTAGAGGGCATCGTCGTGCTTTTTCACCTCTTCCTCGGCCCTCTCGACGAGCGCCCTACCGATTTCCCTCCCCCTGAACTCGGGCCTCACGTATATTTCCTCGACCCAGAAGCACCCTTCCCTGCTCGAAAGCCTTATGAACCCTGCCGCTTTGCTGCCTTCCAGGGCGAGAAATATTACATCACCGCACTTAAAGTAGACCTCGGCCTCTTTTCTGTAGATCTCCTCTTCACCCGGTTTCCAGCCCTGTTTTTCGCGAAGCTCTATGAAAAATCTCGTATAAAGTGTCTGAAAGTCGGATAAGTGTGTTTCATTAAGGTATATTATCTCCATTTGAAGCACCGGGGAGAATTGACCCCACTACAAAAAGGTTTGCCGTTATAAAATGGAATGCAAGTGAAAAAGAAAAGGTTCAGAGGGAGTAGGTCTGCTCCGCCCACTCGTATTCGTCGAGACCTGTCTTTTCGGCCTCCTCCGGGACGCGAACGGGGGTTATCTTGTCGGTGACCCACATCAGGATGTAGGTGACGACGAAGGCGTAGATGGCGCACATTACCGCCGCCGCGACCTGCTTGCCGA contains the following coding sequences:
- a CDS encoding GNAT family N-acetyltransferase → MEIIYLNETHLSDFQTLYTRFFIELREKQGWKPGEEEIYRKEAEVYFKCGDVIFLALEGSKAAGFIRLSSREGCFWVEEIYVRPEFRGREIGRALVERAEEEVKKHDDALYLFVLPQDKDAIGFWKKLGYGTINTIELVKDLKPSGRSAVHTVELLGERFRIFRWEGERFTDEERRFMELLERFYEEGGTKKEFLELVNKALEGWLE
- a CDS encoding GNAT family N-acetyltransferase, coding for MVKPTNERALEILWVAIKREFRGKGIGTELLRFVEE
- a CDS encoding MFS transporter; its protein translation is MRWSEIPRDARVYMLYHTLIAPGLIVWILFPLYLMETGYSILEVGAFFTSINIASVPLTYLFGRAFNRWDMKKGLITIDVLNGIAYVLYGLSKGAVAPVVLFAGRAVEKLSTMLYPLYRAYEQIIYPEDRYEEIFAWHLRLPEISRLLTFPVMGYILGYVYPGPKSYRWVFIIFGLFSAFTVAYIWRFLPSVGKEGRITPEGFTFRAGEFKLLLAFETLLTLAWGLAPEIVLINYIIFVLHKTVFEVTLVAVVSSLASIAGTYASERVPNGRGFQAIAFGMFLNAFNVFIMALSPPLWAVLAAYTVGNFGDTLWFPFYRAWMFKLIPREKTSEFHAAISSYHRVIGIVTPFVAGVLASVHATLPYAVSLAFFVIAGGMFQWLARKGIYSRTAS